One genomic window of Methanoculleus horonobensis includes the following:
- a CDS encoding geranylgeranylglycerol-phosphate geranylgeranyltransferase: MSVSAFIRITRPHNAVVAGLTALIGYLIATGTLTLPSLMLAAIAALITAGGNVINDVCDVEIDRINRPDRPIPAGEISLAGARAYAAALFIGGIAIATLTPPLCLAITVINSSILIAYAVRLKRIPVLGNAAVAYLTGSVFLFGGAFAGIEGLVRNLSLAAITFLATIARELLKDAEDVDGDAAGGARTLPMIVGVRRTGIVAFACACGAVMVSLLPFGDWWSLFYLAGIGVVDLVILFGAFRGLSCTMPGCVRESNATSILRAGMFAALAVFAIAAVI; the protein is encoded by the coding sequence ATGAGCGTCTCCGCATTCATCCGGATTACCCGTCCGCACAACGCCGTCGTTGCCGGCCTTACCGCGCTCATCGGCTATCTCATCGCCACCGGGACGCTCACGCTGCCGTCGCTCATGCTCGCCGCGATCGCCGCGCTCATCACCGCCGGCGGGAACGTCATCAACGACGTCTGCGACGTTGAGATCGACCGGATCAACCGTCCCGACCGCCCCATACCGGCAGGCGAGATCAGCCTTGCCGGCGCAAGGGCGTATGCAGCGGCGCTCTTTATCGGGGGCATCGCGATTGCTACCCTGACGCCGCCGCTCTGCCTTGCGATCACCGTCATAAACTCAAGCATTCTGATTGCCTACGCCGTCCGGCTGAAGCGCATCCCCGTCCTCGGCAACGCGGCCGTCGCCTACCTGACGGGGAGCGTCTTCCTCTTCGGCGGAGCGTTTGCGGGCATCGAGGGGCTCGTCCGGAACCTCTCGCTCGCGGCGATCACGTTCCTGGCGACCATCGCAAGGGAACTCTTGAAAGATGCAGAAGACGTCGACGGGGATGCGGCGGGAGGCGCACGCACTCTCCCCATGATCGTCGGCGTCCGGCGGACGGGAATCGTCGCGTTCGCCTGCGCCTGCGGCGCCGTGATGGTGAGCCTCCTCCCCTTCGGCGACTGGTGGAGCCTCTTTTATCTCGCCGGCATCGGGGTCGTGGATCTCGTCATCCTCTTCGGGGCTTTCCGGGGTCTTTCATGCACGATGCCGGGCTGCGTCCGGGAGTCCAATGCGACATCGATCCTGCGGGCTGGCATGTTTGCCGCGCTTGCGGTCTTTGCGATTGCCGCGGTGATATGA
- a CDS encoding tRNA (guanine(10)-N(2))-dimethyltransferase translates to MDVVEVTEGRTRFFVSRQDPHLQFPPGSGQVFYNTRMEMNRDATVLLLAVLKPQSYLDAMGASGARGLRVAHEVGIPVTINDWNAKAVDLARQNVEALGLAAEVTHGDANVLMSGRTFDAVDLDPFGTPAPFVDSAARCAGNYLFVTATDTAPLCGAHLKAGMRRYFSRPRNTEYHPEVGLRTLLGFVVREVIKYDRGVEPVFCYAHEHFHRLHLRLRYGAAAADRALARIGYVMQCPNCHYRSEQTGMLPEPEECPLCGANLVPVGPLWTGRINDDATLAAMQEALPSVTAGTGARIGRLLATCRQELDTSSHYDYHVIAKHLRVSPGRIETVIERLVALGYRASRAHYSGTALKTDAPLPVLEKVVSGG, encoded by the coding sequence ATGGACGTTGTCGAGGTTACCGAAGGGAGAACCAGGTTTTTCGTATCCAGACAGGATCCTCATCTCCAGTTCCCGCCGGGAAGCGGCCAGGTCTTTTATAACACGCGCATGGAGATGAACCGGGATGCCACCGTCCTCCTGCTCGCCGTGCTGAAGCCACAAAGTTACCTCGACGCGATGGGTGCGTCCGGTGCCCGGGGCCTCCGAGTAGCGCACGAGGTCGGGATACCGGTGACGATCAACGACTGGAACGCGAAAGCGGTCGATCTTGCCCGGCAGAACGTGGAGGCGCTGGGTCTCGCCGCCGAGGTGACCCACGGGGATGCGAACGTGCTGATGAGCGGGAGAACGTTCGATGCCGTCGACCTCGATCCATTCGGGACGCCGGCGCCGTTCGTCGACTCCGCGGCACGGTGCGCCGGGAACTACCTCTTTGTCACCGCCACCGACACCGCGCCGCTCTGCGGGGCGCACCTGAAGGCAGGCATGCGCCGTTACTTCTCCCGGCCCCGGAACACCGAGTACCACCCCGAGGTCGGCCTCCGGACGCTCCTCGGGTTCGTGGTGCGCGAGGTGATCAAGTACGACCGCGGGGTGGAACCTGTCTTCTGCTACGCGCACGAGCACTTCCACCGCCTGCACCTCCGGCTCCGCTACGGGGCGGCGGCGGCCGACCGGGCGCTTGCGCGGATCGGTTACGTGATGCAGTGTCCAAACTGCCACTACCGCTCCGAACAAACCGGAATGCTCCCCGAACCGGAAGAGTGCCCGCTCTGCGGCGCGAATCTCGTGCCGGTCGGCCCTCTCTGGACGGGGAGGATCAACGACGACGCGACGCTTGCCGCGATGCAGGAGGCCCTGCCGTCGGTAACGGCCGGAACCGGAGCGCGGATCGGCCGGCTGCTCGCGACCTGCCGGCAGGAGCTCGATACGTCGAGCCACTACGACTACCACGTCATTGCAAAACACCTGCGGGTCTCCCCCGGCAGGATCGAGACGGTCATCGAGCGGCTTGTAGCCCTCGGCTACCGGGCAAGCCGCGCACATTACTCCGGCACCGCCCTCAAGACCGATGCACCGCTCCCGGTTCTCGAAAAAGTGGTCAGCGGCGGGTGA
- a CDS encoding OBG GTPase family GTP-binding protein yields the protein MSSVEEQIREIEDELKNTPYNKATSKHIGRLKAKLAKIRDEAVARAMASAGGGEGYSVKKSGDATVVLVGFPSVGKSTLLNRLTGNDISETAAYAFTTVSVIPGSMEHRGAKIQILDIPGLIAGAAMGKGRGKEVIAVVRSADLILVLVDVFNEKHTNVLLRELHDAGIRINRPKPDITIKKAGNGGIRLNTVGAVDLDVEEVRSILAENKIVNADVLIRNEVSQDDFIDAMIGNRVYVPAFIAVNKVDLVDEKTRAGIEEELTERFGEPPIMVSAHSGYRIEDLKDAIFENLEFMRVYLKPVGGPADMDEPLIIRSPATVEDVCNRLHRDFADKFRYAKVWGNSAKHDAQRVGLTHKLADGDVLTVVTRR from the coding sequence ATGAGCAGTGTCGAAGAGCAGATACGGGAAATAGAGGACGAACTCAAGAATACCCCGTACAACAAGGCGACCTCCAAACACATCGGTCGCCTCAAGGCAAAACTCGCGAAGATCCGTGATGAAGCAGTAGCCCGGGCGATGGCCTCCGCCGGAGGGGGCGAGGGTTACTCCGTGAAGAAGTCGGGGGACGCCACCGTCGTCCTGGTCGGCTTCCCGTCCGTCGGAAAGAGTACGCTGCTCAACAGGCTTACCGGCAATGATATCAGCGAGACGGCGGCCTATGCCTTCACGACCGTCTCCGTCATCCCTGGCTCGATGGAGCACCGGGGTGCGAAGATCCAGATCCTGGATATCCCCGGCCTGATCGCCGGCGCCGCCATGGGCAAGGGCCGCGGGAAAGAGGTCATCGCCGTCGTCCGGAGCGCCGACCTGATCCTGGTTTTAGTCGACGTCTTCAACGAGAAGCACACAAACGTTCTTCTCCGCGAGCTCCACGACGCCGGTATCCGGATCAACCGCCCTAAACCCGACATCACCATCAAGAAAGCCGGGAACGGCGGTATCCGGCTGAACACCGTCGGCGCCGTCGACCTCGATGTCGAGGAGGTCCGCTCGATCCTCGCGGAGAACAAGATCGTCAACGCGGACGTCCTGATACGGAACGAAGTCAGCCAGGATGACTTCATCGACGCGATGATCGGGAACCGGGTCTACGTTCCGGCCTTCATCGCGGTCAACAAGGTCGACCTCGTGGACGAAAAGACCCGGGCGGGTATCGAGGAAGAACTGACCGAACGGTTCGGGGAGCCCCCCATCATGGTCTCGGCGCACAGCGGCTACCGCATCGAAGACTTAAAAGACGCCATCTTCGAAAATCTGGAGTTCATGCGGGTCTACTTAAAGCCGGTCGGCGGTCCCGCGGATATGGACGAACCGCTGATCATCCGGAGCCCGGCAACGGTCGAAGACGTCTGCAACCGCCTCCACCGGGACTTCGCGGACAAATTCCGCTACGCGAAGGTCTGGGGCAACTCGGCCAAACACGACGCGCAGCGTGTCGGACTCACCCACAAACTCGCGGACGGGGACGTCCTCACCGTCGTCACCCGCCGCTGA